The window AGTGGGATGAATTTCGAGACTTTGTCTAAAGATTATGCTAAAGGTTTGGAGATACCCTTTTCAAAGGAAAAAGTCTTTTTAGCTCTAGCTTTGATGAGTAGGGATAAAGTACTAAGGCAAGATAGGTTCATAATGGTGTTTAGGCAGCATTGTTGGGAATTTGTGAAGCATGCAATGATGGGTTTCTTCAAGGATTCTATGATCTTAGTTTATTTGAAAGAAGTTTAAATGTCACTTTCTTGGTGTTGATTCCAAAGAAGGAAAGTGCAAAGGATTTGAAAGATTACAAGTCTACAAGTTAGGTGAGTAGTTTATACAAGCTACTAGctaaggttttaaaaaataagttaaagaAAGTGATGGGAAAAGTAATCTTAAATtctcaaaatgcttttattaaggagagacaaattttggatgtcgTGTTTGTTGCTAATGAAGCAATTAGTTCAAAGTTAAAGAGCATTTCTAATGATGTGTTGTTACACAAGTTTGACATAGAAAAGGCCAATGACCATATTAGTTGAGTTTATTTGCTACCAATCTTtgaaaaaatgggatttgaacAAAAATGGGTTGGTTGGATTAAATGGTTCATATCTACAGTGAGATTTTCAATGCAAGTGAATAGAACTCCCATCAGTTTCTTCTAGAGCTCTTAGTAATGAAAGTCCTGAATTCTCTTTTGAAGAGGGCAAAGGAAAGAGGTTGCATTTATAAGTTTAAGGCGAGTGAGATGGGAAGCATAGGGATAGAGTTGTCTCATCTTTTATTCATTGATGATAATCTCCTTTTTTCTGAGGCTAGccaatatcaaatattatatcTAAGTTGGACTTTCATATGGTTTGAAGATGTCTCAAGGCTAAAGATTAACTCAAAAGAAATGTAAGCAAATTCTTGTTGAGAGATAGGCAACATCTTTACAAGACCGAGAGACTTACTCTTATCATAAGCACTCTATCAAGCTTGCCCATTTATTGCATGTCTCTTTTTATCATTCCTAAAAGGGCAAGTATGAAAAGTGAGAAGGTACAAAGAGACTTTTTATGAGGAAGAGGTGCTTTAGAGAAAAAGTTGTACTTGGTGAATTAAGCAACTGCATGTAGTGAGAAACGAGATGAAGATTTTGGTATTAGAAATTCTTTATCAACAAGACTTTGGTGGGTAAGCGGAATTGGAGACATGTCTCAATCATTGAGTCTTTTGGAAGTGAGTTTATTATTGGGACATTTGGGAAAGAGAAGGGTTGTTGTTCTTGGGAAAGGAGGAGCGATGTTGGAGTAAGGTTGTAAAAGGCCATCAGGAGAGGTTGGGATGGTATTAATGGTAGAACCTCCTTTGTTATGGCAACTAGTAGTGCATAAACTTCTGGGAAGATAAATAGAGTGGTAATTCAACTCTCAGTGAGTCTTCTCCCTTCTTATACATTATAGCTTTGATGAAGGATGCAAGGTTATGGATGTTTGGAATCAACTAAGTGAGGGAAGTTGTTGAAACCCTCACTTTTTAAGGAATataaatgattgggagatggacaGAGTTCAAGCCTTCCTTTTGAGGCTTTAAAGCAAGGTTGTGAGAGAAGGGATGAGAAGGATAGGATAGAGTTGTTGAAAGCAAAGAAGGGCAAGTTTTTAGTCAAATCCTTCAACACTTTTTTGTGTAAGCTATTTAAAATTCGTAGTGTCAACAAAATTAAGGTTCTTTGCTTGGGAAACAACTTGAGGAAAAGTCTTGACTTTGGATCTGTAAAGGAGAGGATGGTCTTTGGAGAAATGATACTTTCTTTACAAGGACGAAGATGAGTTTGTTGATTATATCCTCTTGCTTTGTTGCTAAAGCAAGGGCGTTATGACATTTGGTGTTTTCCTTGTCCAAGATTGCATGGGTTTTGTCTTCTTCCATTAGAGAAATTCTCTTAAGGTGGTGTGGGTCTTTTGTAGAGAAATTAAGGAATAAGGTTTGGAGGGTTGTCCCATTATGCATATATTGGACATTATTGAAAGAGAATCAAAGATCATTTGAAAGCAAAGAGAATTTCGGTCAAGCTTCAAATCCACATTTCTTTATAATATATTGTTGCAGGTTGGGAGGTACATAGATGAGGGTCCCACGTCCATGACatattttatagattggtttaGGACTCAGAAAAGGgggattttgttttttgttgtcctttttctattttcacttTGCCTTTTGGAGTCTTTTGTATATGCCCTATGGACTTTGGTACGCTTTATTGTTTGGTGCtgttaatatgtttttatttacctatcaaaaaaagcaGGATTTGGATCATTGTAGAATGTGCATTATGTGAAACGTGATTGAAACAGTGAATAATCCATCCTTACATTGCAATACCCCTCTGGAATTGTGGGAAATTATCTTTACTCATTTTGGCATCCAGCGGCTGATGTTAAGTCATGGATGGAGCATTGTTCATAGTTGGAGTATATGAGCCAGAAATAAGAGTTTAGGGATGTTTTGTTGCTCCACCCGCAAttattggaaagaaaggaatcaagAATTCTTGAACACATAGAGGTATCATGGTAAGGTTGAAGCTTTTATTGGCAAAGAGTCCTGTTGTTGTTGAGAATTGCAGAGTTTTCTACATTATGTCAGGTTAGATAAACCATTTGACGAATTTGATCCCAAAAAAAATAGCATTACTGTTTCCTAGCAGTTTTCATATGAATTGGTCATTGTAAATTTTAGTAAACAGTATAGATTGATGTCCTCACAACagtttaaaaaacataaaattgccCCCATCCATGGCTTGGCTCTACTGAAGCCCTTCTACACCAACCTTGATTtccaagaaaagaagaaaaaagacaacaatacattcattttcttttctcctctCCTCTGACTCCACTCCATTTCTTCCAACAAAAAGGTTTCTTACTTTTTCTGTTCTTGTTATTATGCCAACTAAAACTAATATACTCAGAACTCCCATTtattttcccttatattttcctAGAAGTCAAACACTACCCACAAATTGTTCATTCTAATTTAAGTAAaccttttaaatttcattacaaCACTTCAATGAAGCAAAAATGCCCTAGCAAGGCTCTTCACACCATTGATGAACATCTCATAAACAGCCTCTCTCTGTTCTCAAACAAGAGCTTCACCTTTCCTCCCTCCTTTTACTCCATTTGGTTTCTTGCAAAAAGAATTATCCTCTATGTTTTCCTTTGTTGGTGCTTCAAAAACTGGGAGAGTTAAAATACATCCTCAAAAACTTCCCTTTAATTTTCCCCACATTTTCCCAGGAACCAAACACGCAATTTAGTTCGTTTTAATTTCAAgcaatttcaagtttttaattgtttcacATTTCATTATGACATTTCCAAGAAACAGAAATGCCCTTGAAAGAACTTGGCACCCAAACGCCATAAAACCTCTTTCCAGCAGCCTCTCTCTGCACTCCTCTTCTCAAAAGGCACTTCCTTAGAAGTCACCGCTCCACCAAACAGGCCCTTACTAACCAGCCAACCGGAGTCTAGTCCTCCCTTTGGTTCccaagaaaacagaggaaaataatatgaaatctaattttgatccattttcttacaaaaatttcCTTACGTTTTGTACTGTTATTTTGGTGAATTAGGGCGCACTTAAACTAACATCCTCAAGGTCAATCTACTTTCCCCCGCATTTTCTCGGCAACCGAACACTAACCccagaaaagggaaaaaatatataactagTGTGTATTCGCAGTCGTACGTACCTGTACTCTGTTGCGGAGAGAGAGCAGTTGAGATTGAAGGGTGGAAATTAGATCAAGAGCAAGATCGCCCTCTGAGTGAGGATCAGCTGTGCCACTCCTCATGGTGGTCGCTCCCGTAACTGCGACGATGCCTCGAGAGCCAAACACTTCCGAACAAAACGACGAGTTTTGGGGAAGAAAATAACTGAACGACTAATTCgttccaaattttaatattttatataatttttttccccaaaatattccttttttttagccgtataaaagaaaattaaaggacAGTAGTAAGAATTTTGAAAGTACtcaaaaccaaaagaaaaaaagactgcatttttccttttcaatctTTCTCAGGCCTCTTCTCCAAGTCATTGGTGAAGAGGATCATCCACTTTGTTTGGAAACAGGGATTCATGAGGTCtgtctttttcctttctttttttttcctcgttCATGGAAAATGTGCCTTCATTTGATAATTGGTTTGCATTAACATATAGAATTTTCTAGTTGCTGTTCATAATTCTGTGTAATCATTGAAAATGAATCCAGGATTGTGATTaatgttgaagagaaaattTGCAGAAAGTCTTCATTACATATGGAAAGAAAACTGCTAATAGGGTTTTGATTCAACTTTATTTTgccaaatttcataatttattaggGTTGAGATTGATTCTTGAGGTGTTCCTCATTGAAGGATTCATATTATGTCAAACAACCTTGAAGAATTCAAAACTTGGTTACCAgagaaattaagagaaaaaaaaaatctatgaaagCATGAAATTCAAAGAGCAAAATGttgattgtttttatttctgCTACCAAAAATCAACTTGAATCTCATCCAAGGAATCCTAGATTGTTCTGATATCATGGTAGATGGGTTGATTTTATGATATTCATTGGGTTTCATGTCTGTTTAAATGTTTCATGCAGCCTTGACTTCATTTTCAGAATTCTGGGAAGCCTTTTGTACTGTTGGGGCAAAGTGGCTCaggacaaaaaaacaaaaaaaaaaaaaaagatatcatGTTTCTGAAGGTGTGGTTTTGTTTTAAGATCCTGTTATTTTGTcatgatcaaaataatttaaaattaataaattattattatacattactccaaacataaaaaaatcatttttcttaatatttttttttgtcggGAATAAAGCATATAGACTATATGTCCAATGTCATTGGCATTTGGGGAGTAATGGTGTTCGATGTTTTGTCTTTGAAAGCAGTAAGCTGATGGAGTACAGTGATGGTTTTGTATCAAATGAGCATCAGGAGCTTCACCGATCTGTTTCAGAGAGTGCAGATCCATTGTCTGTTTCTCCATTGCAGATCTCCATTTCTCCAAGGTCTCCAAAATCTCCAAAGTCCCCAGGTTCTCCAAGGTCCCCAAGTTCTCCCAGATGCAGACAAGGCACAAGCAAGGGGGGGAGCCCCCTCAAGGATGATAAGCACTCTCATTCTCCGAAAGATGGGCGCCCTAAGAAAGGTGACTGACTGACTGATTCCTAGTTTTCTCTTGTAATAGCATGACTGAAGGCTGTGTGCTTGAGAACTTTGATGTACAGAATGTATGAAGCAATGTTGGTTGTACAGGTGGTTCTGGGGGAAAAGGAACATGGGGAGGTTTGCTTGAAACTGAGGAAGGTCATGCTCTTGACCTGAATGATCCAAACTATGATAGTACTGAGGTGATATACTCTGTTCTGTTCTTATTGGCTTTTGttcttgatttcattttgaatgATGATGCTTATAaaactttgaaatttgaaaatggatACAGGAATGCGACCATACAAATGTGAGAAAATCAGCTGAGGAGTTTGCCGAGTACAAGAAGAAGGCTGCTGTGATTGTGGAGGAATACTTCGCTACTGATGATGTTGTCTCAACTGCCAGTGAGTTGAGAGAAATCAGCTTGCCACgctacaatttttattttgttaagaaGCTTGTCTCAATGGCTATGGATAGACATGACAAAGAGAAGGAAATGGCTGCTGTTCTATTGTCTGCACTCTATGCAGATGTCATTGATCCCTCCCAAGTATACAAAGGCTTTGGTAAATTAGTGGAATCCTCAGATGACTTGATTGTAGATATACCAGACACAATTGATGTGCTTGCTCTGTTTGTGGCTCGCGCTGTGGTCGATGACATTCTTCCTCCTGCATTTTTGACAAAACAATTAGCTTCCTTGCCCAAGGACTCAAAGGGTGTTCAAGTCTTGAGAAGAGCTGAGAAGGGCTATTTGGCAGCTCCCCTCCATGCAGAGATCATTAATCGGCGATGGGGAGGTAGCAAGAATACGACAGTTGAGGATGTGAAGGCTCGGATAAACAATCTACTGGTGGAGTATAGAGTGAGTGGAGATGTAAAAGAGGCCTGCAGATGCATTAAGGATTTGAAAGTCCCTTTCTTCCACCATGAGATAATTAAGAGGGCTCTTATAATGGCAATGGAGAGGCGGCATGCTGAAGACCGCCTACTTGACTTGTTGAAGGCAGCTGCTGAAGAAGGTTTGATCAATTCTAGTCAAATATCAAAAGGGTTTGGTCGGATGATTGACAGTGTTGATGACTTATCACTTGACATACCAAGTGCAAAGAGTATATTGAAGTCACTAATCTCCAAGGCAGCATCAGAGGGCTGGTTGTCTGCCTCATCTTTGAAGTCCCTGTCATTAGAGCCAGAGAAGCGATCGCTAGAAGATAATGTTGCCAGAACTTTCAAGCTCAAGGCCCAATCTATTATCCAAGAATATTTCTTCTCAGGCGATATTTCAGAAGTAAGCAGTTGTCTAGAATCAGAAAACAGTCCTTCATCAGCTGAACTAAATGCTATATTTGTTAAAAGACTGATAACACTAGCCATGGACCGAAAAAATAGGGAGAAGGAAATGGCTTCTATTCTGTTGTCATCCCTGTGTTTTCCAGCAGATGATGTTGTAAACGGGTTTGTAATGTTGATAGAATCTGCAGACGACACTGCTCTAGATATCCCAGTAGTTGTTGAGGACCTTGCAATGTTCTTAGCTAGAGCAGTTGTGGATGAAGTCCTCGCTCCACAACACTTGGAAGAGATTGGGAGCCAGTGCCTGAGCCCAGATTCCATAGGCAGCAAAGTGCTTCAAATGGCCAAGTCACTACTAAAGGCTCGTCTTTCAGGCGAGCGAATCCTAAGGTGTTGGGGCGGTGGGGGAAGCGGCAGCACTGCACGTGCGGTTGAGGATGTAAAGGACAAGATTGGAAAGCTGCTAGAGGAGTATGAATCCGGCGGGGACTTCAGGGAAGCTTGTCGTTGCATAAAGGAGTTGGGCATGCCATTTTTCCACCATGAGGTTGTCAAAAAGGCACTGGTGACAGTGatagagaagaagaatgaaagacTATGGCGCCTGCTGAGGGAGTGCTTTGGCTCAGGACTCATCACCATGTACCAAATGATGAAGGGCTTCTCAAGGGTGGGGGAAGCTCTGGACGACCTGGCCTTGGATGTGCCTGATGCCAAGAAGCAGTTCACATATTATGTGGAGCAAGCCAAGATTGCAGGGTGGTTTGATGCATCATTCTCCATCAGCAAACCAGAACACGCGGCAGAAAATGGCTCCTGTTTATGATACTGAGAGGGAGGCTATTTTGATCACTGCAATCCTTTCCTCTACATGTCTTCCATTCTGCTCTTGCTGCCATCCTTTGTTCTTCATGTCTTCCATTCTGCTCTTGTTGCTGCGATATCATCAGGGCATCAACAACAATTAATATaactgtttgttttttttaggtaGTTTTCTTTTCGAGTAAGTTGTGATTATTGTgacaaaattttttgttaactgTCTCTTAATCTATTACCCTGATATGAAATTTTTAacagttaattttaattattttagctgaatataattttactccggcattaaatttttttattatatgttcatTGGTTCGTTGAATATAATATGTGATAAGATAAGATACAAACATACTCGTAAATTATCTCATCATTTATCATATTCCGTCTTTGACCAATAGATAAGTTATATTATCccgattttttttaatatatgttatCCATGGGATACAATAATCCCAGAGTTAAAATACGAGACATACATATCTTATGAATCATAAATGtacattttttaatctttttttctttatttgtcaattacatatgttatttatttgttttgattaaaaaaatttaaatttatgtttaaaaaataaataaaaatatgtataaaatatacCCAAAATTagtactaatatttttattatttgatattgtattcaatatacaaaatatttttaatatttaacaacataatataatatttttatttataaattttaaatagtttaatcttaaaaattattaataaagaaataaccACTTACTGAATCATAGATTAtagaatgattttcaaataaaattaaatatgtgaaatatttcacattttttattagaaaatattgaaatgtaatataattttattttatacaaatatcagatattgaaatataatacatttttcattccatttttttttctttgttttataaatcaaatataagtatGACATAATATATGACATTGAACATAATGccttgaaataatattttattagataTAATATCCAATAATATCATATCCcgataaaaataatattctaagTTATATATATCCTATCCTATATGAATGTGTTAAGTCGTAAAGTAGTCTATGTGCAATAATAGTAAAGGGTTTTGCTTGTTTTGTATTGAGTTTCgactcttcttcctctttctaCCAAACTTGTAGGTCGTGACAGCTTTGAAAATGATCATCGCAAAAATATCTGTAGTTTGTAGCATTATTACGAATGCTTGTCAAAAATAATTGTGAACTCGGATTAACactacaatattttaaattgctATTTATGAGAGTAATATGAGGTAAGCAAGAGATCTCAAATGATTTGGAAACATCTCAtgcttaaaaatttaaagttttgaTGGTCTTATATTTTTCAAGCATTTAATCTAGTTTtgataaacaaataatcatattctaattcaaattggtaaccaattttgaaaaaatcatgGTGATTAATAATTGTGTAACATGTGTCTAATATATGTCATGTGTGCTCCATCGTGACATATGGCTAATTATAGAGGGgcaaaatttaatcttttatagTTTAACACATGttgaaattaagttaattatggatcaatagaaaaatcaaatattcataattaatttaaaatttgacaaATTAAAAGTTGCCACATGGATCACgaattttactaataaaataatattatgtgTAACATGGGTCATGCCCAAAGACAACTTGAAGTTGATTTTCCATggcaagaaaaatatatattctaataattaaaatataattattcgaatacaaaaaaaaaaaaaaaagtaatttttaatttttgttaggaaaaaaattgaaaattattaaatgtagtttttcaaatatctttaaatattatttttaactaatgaAGAATATTTATGAGGAATTAAAAAACTACccaaatacaatatttttgGTTCCTATAAATAAGGttaatttcaaatcttttaGTATAAGTTAGAATCCAAGTGTTAGAGAGAAGTTTTTCAAGGAAGATCCAAAGTTTCTACAAATCTTGAGAGGAGACTTCAATAAatcttaaatttctttaaagTGTCTTCAAATCCTCGAAATCTTTAAAGCCTCAAGTTTCAAGATTtaagactttaaaaaaaaaaaaaaatctaaaatcaaattGTTTAAGCCCTTAGTTGATGTTGTTCAAGTCGAGCCAAGACTGAAGTCACAACAAACCTCAAGTCACATTGAGGTCCAAGACATACCAAGATTCAAGTCATATCAATACCCAAATCAAGCTAAAATTCAAGTCTTGTTAAGGGTCAAATCAAAACTCAAGTCATGTTAAAATCTAAGTCACATTAAGACCCAAGTTATACTTTGATGCAAATTAAGCTAAAAACCAAGTCAAGACATAACCTAAGTCAAATCAAGACTCAAAACTAAGTAGGTGTTTAGTAAAGCAACATAATAACTTAAAAgagacttaataacttaatttaagtcattaagcaaattaagtatgtttcataaaataacttaaaaatataacctaaagttcacatcttcattttatctttttatcctCATTGGTCCTAATTACCTCCATGATCTCTTTTGCTACTCCATGACCTCCATTGTTACTCGATCTACTTTccctagttataatttatgaaaataaatatatcaatttgataatttaaaatattttaaactaattttatctAACAACGTTAATAcctaaagtaagaattaagtaataaattttaagtcaacaatttaaatataatttaacttaaagtcaacttaagtcattaaataataaatattaagttttatcaaacaccatAAATTAAGTCACAGATCAAATTAAGTTCAATTCATTTGAGACCAAGTTTCTTTAGGCCCTCAATTAATAACTAAATAAGAAAGTaccaaaagacaaaataaatattatactcacatcattttttaaattaataaaaattcaatttaactacaaatcatatttcttaaagaaaattagtGTGTACACCATTCTCCACTTACATGATGTGTCTTGCCCTTGATCTTTAATGTGTGAACAAATTCATGTTTTCCCTACATAGCTTCTATGTTATAATGTCGTGTCATCTAAGCATGGATGATGTCTTTCTCTATCTTTAATGGATGTCGAGTGGATCTCTAATATTGCTTTACCTCTTGGAAAAAGTGATACTATGTTCACCTAAGAAGATTGATTATTCACTCCTATTATAGGAAGAATGTTTCCTCCATAATACTTATGGCTAGATAATCGTTTACATCTCCCTTAATAGTGTCACCcttaaaataaagttataatGCTAATACATTTGTCTAGGCTATTTGAGGCGGGGAAGACCTAGAGGCAGTGTAGCTCCCTGATATTTTCGCCCACTCAACTGAGAGCGATGCTTTCTTCCACTCTCATctcctgcaaaagatgtccgaacAGGTtatccggacacaccctccgaagcTCTAGTTAGATTGACAATAAAACGTATTAGTTTTATGAGGATTTTGGAATGAATGCCTTTACCTCCCCTTCCATTAAGTCATCGGGAGGCTTTTATAATGTTTGAAGCCTTGTCATATCGAAGATGGGGAGGCTCCTTGACTTTTGCAGTCATGATGGTTGCTCAGAGGGTGGGAGAGCAATCATTATCCTTCAGGCGACTGAAAGAGATTGTTGGTGGGACGACTTGTCGTCTCACTTGTCCTTTCATTATGTAGGTGGCCTAGGGCAGGGCGTAGCAGGTCGCCTGAAAAGACTTGGGGATGTCCTATCGAGTGTGCTTTTGGCGGGATGAGTAATGATTGCCCGTAAAATATGGTCAGGGGTCCTGCTTGGGACGAAAATTACTGGGTCCAGACTAGACGTCCGGACAGAGGGTAAGAGGTGCCACGTGTCCAACAGAAGGGTGCCTCGTGAGGCCAAGGTAATCTGTCACGTGTCCGCTTAAGAGAGGTTCCTACAGGCTAGAGGTAGGGCTTGGAGAGTTTGATATGGATTTGGCATATCTAGATGGTGGAGTTAGTCTCCTACCATAGAGTACTTTGGAATTAGTTTGAAGGTTTTGATTCAATGGCTAAAGTTGGAAGTTTGTTGACTTGGGATTAACACACATTGAACCCGTCTCAACTTGAATAATCAGGAGGAGAGACCTTTGTATCCTTGTGACACTTGTCATTGGTATATTAATGTGGCGATTACCATTTTGCAGCACTATAAAAAGACTTCATTTCTAGCTATCGgaaaaaaaaggataagaatttcttatctttttgGATTCTTTCCTTGATTTTGTTACAACTTTCTCCCGTCTCCTCTTGTATCTCACCCTACTACACTCTCCTCTCAAACTCTTTATGTGGCTAACATTCCACATATAAGTAACCTACATAAAAGAACTCAATTTtctatcaaacaaaaaaaagagagaatttcCAACTCTCATAGGTTCTTTCCTTAATGATATTACTGCTCTCTTTAACTCTCTTACTTCTTACTTTGTTTTACTTTTCCCTCAAACTCACATCTCACATTCTAATGCGGTTGACCTCATATATCTAAGAACCTTGCATAAACTTTCGTTAGCGCCTCAATATGGTttttgatgtttgtttttttgttgaatagaaaaagtcaaaatatttggttttttctattcaactaaaaataacttattgataTCAGTCAACATTAGATACGTGGGTATtacaatattaaataaaatttgtgccTATGTTACATGTAATGTCCACATATCTTTCATGTGAATTGTTTTATGTAgccttgataaaaaaaaaaaaaaaaaaaaaaaatcctaaggcAAAGTGTTATTTGACAAATACCCTTGTTGTGGCCCACAAGATTGTAGGACTAAACAAAGGAACATCCCTACGGggtcaaacaaacccccacatcgAGGTCACGATTCACCTTCATTTCTATTCTACTACTATTGTCATGTACTTAACACATCTTAAAAGTTTAAGCCAAACCTACTCATTTCCAAGTTACAAAATCTTCTAAGACGGTCATACAATGTATTCACAATGCTACTTTGTTGGTAAATTTAAA is drawn from Vitis riparia cultivar Riparia Gloire de Montpellier isolate 1030 chromosome 18, EGFV_Vit.rip_1.0, whole genome shotgun sequence and contains these coding sequences:
- the LOC117906816 gene encoding MA3 DOMAIN-CONTAINING TRANSLATION REGULATORY FACTOR 2 isoform X1, producing MSKLMEYSDGFVSNEHQELHRSVSESADPLSVSPLQISISPRSPKSPKSPGSPRSPSSPRCRQGTSKGGSPLKDDKHSHSPKDGRPKKGGSGGKGTWGGLLETEEGHALDLNDPNYDSTEECDHTNVRKSAEEFAEYKKKAAVIVEEYFATDDVVSTASELREISLPRYNFYFVKKLVSMAMDRHDKEKEMAAVLLSALYADVIDPSQVYKGFGKLVESSDDLIVDIPDTIDVLALFVARAVVDDILPPAFLTKQLASLPKDSKGVQVLRRAEKGYLAAPLHAEIINRRWGGSKNTTVEDVKARINNLLVEYRVSGDVKEACRCIKDLKVPFFHHEIIKRALIMAMERRHAEDRLLDLLKAAAEEGLINSSQISKGFGRMIDSVDDLSLDIPSAKSILKSLISKAASEGWLSASSLKSLSLEPEKRSLEDNVARTFKLKAQSIIQEYFFSGDISEVSSCLESENSPSSAELNAIFVKRLITLAMDRKNREKEMASILLSSLCFPADDVVNGFVMLIESADDTALDIPVVVEDLAMFLARAVVDEVLAPQHLEEIGSQCLSPDSIGSKVLQMAKSLLKARLSGERILRCWGGGGSGSTARAVEDVKDKIGKLLEEYESGGDFREACRCIKELGMPFFHHEVVKKALVTVIEKKNERLWRLLRECFGSGLITMYQMMKGFSRVGEALDDLALDVPDAKKQFTYYVEQAKIAGWFDASFSISKPEHAAENGSCL
- the LOC117906816 gene encoding MA3 DOMAIN-CONTAINING TRANSLATION REGULATORY FACTOR 2 isoform X2, with translation MEYSDGFVSNEHQELHRSVSESADPLSVSPLQISISPRSPKSPKSPGSPRSPSSPRCRQGTSKGGSPLKDDKHSHSPKDGRPKKGGSGGKGTWGGLLETEEGHALDLNDPNYDSTEECDHTNVRKSAEEFAEYKKKAAVIVEEYFATDDVVSTASELREISLPRYNFYFVKKLVSMAMDRHDKEKEMAAVLLSALYADVIDPSQVYKGFGKLVESSDDLIVDIPDTIDVLALFVARAVVDDILPPAFLTKQLASLPKDSKGVQVLRRAEKGYLAAPLHAEIINRRWGGSKNTTVEDVKARINNLLVEYRVSGDVKEACRCIKDLKVPFFHHEIIKRALIMAMERRHAEDRLLDLLKAAAEEGLINSSQISKGFGRMIDSVDDLSLDIPSAKSILKSLISKAASEGWLSASSLKSLSLEPEKRSLEDNVARTFKLKAQSIIQEYFFSGDISEVSSCLESENSPSSAELNAIFVKRLITLAMDRKNREKEMASILLSSLCFPADDVVNGFVMLIESADDTALDIPVVVEDLAMFLARAVVDEVLAPQHLEEIGSQCLSPDSIGSKVLQMAKSLLKARLSGERILRCWGGGGSGSTARAVEDVKDKIGKLLEEYESGGDFREACRCIKELGMPFFHHEVVKKALVTVIEKKNERLWRLLRECFGSGLITMYQMMKGFSRVGEALDDLALDVPDAKKQFTYYVEQAKIAGWFDASFSISKPEHAAENGSCL